In Rattus norvegicus strain BN/NHsdMcwi chromosome 1, GRCr8, whole genome shotgun sequence, a genomic segment contains:
- the Scgb2a1 gene encoding secretoglobin family 2A member 2 precursor, with protein MKLVFLFLLVTIPICCYASGSGCSILDEVIRGTINSTVTLHDYMKLVKPYVQDHFTEKAVKQFKQCFLDQTDKTLENVGVMMEAIFNSESCQQPS; from the exons ATGAAGCTGGTGTTTCTATTCTTGTTGGTCACCATCCCCATTTGCTGCTATGCCAGTG GTTCTGGCTGCAGTATTCTAGATGAAGTTATTAGAGGTACAATTAACTCAACTGTGACTTTACATGACTATATGAAATTAGTTAAGCCATATGTACAAGATCATTTTACTGAAAAGGCTGTGAAGCAATTCAAGCAGTGTTTTCTAGATCAGACCGACAAGACTCTGGAAAATGTTGGCGTGATGATG GAGGCAATATTTAACAGTGAAAGCTGTCAACAGCCATCCTAA